A single window of Thermodesulfobacteriota bacterium DNA harbors:
- a CDS encoding PaaI family thioesterase, translating to MKKPNPEHVKSICDLVNISPYPSLLSMKLVDLDIGSAVIEIDTKKKHMQLLGAVHGGVLASMIDTVAFWAVYYGIENHDAWLTSVDLKLNYLAPATSGKLIARGRQIKVGGKLCYAEAQVNTEDDRIIAHGASTLMIMPELKMTTKFVFPPKFIEKEE from the coding sequence ATGAAAAAACCGAATCCGGAACATGTCAAATCAATTTGTGACCTGGTCAATATATCTCCCTACCCTTCGCTGCTTTCTATGAAGCTGGTAGATCTGGACATTGGATCTGCGGTGATTGAAATTGATACGAAAAAAAAGCATATGCAGCTTTTGGGAGCGGTCCACGGCGGCGTTTTGGCGTCGATGATCGATACCGTTGCCTTCTGGGCAGTCTATTATGGAATAGAAAATCATGATGCCTGGCTCACATCGGTTGACCTGAAACTGAATTACCTTGCGCCGGCAACCTCCGGAAAGCTAATTGCCAGAGGCCGGCAGATTAAGGTGGGAGGGAAGTTGTGCTATGCAGAAGCTCAGGTCAATACCGAAGATGACCGCATAATTGCCCACGGAGCCTCAACCCTGATGATCATGCCTGAATTAAAAATGACGACAAAATTTGTTTTTCCCCCAAAATTTATCGAAAAAGAAGAATGA
- the moaA gene encoding GTP 3',8-cyclase MoaA, which produces MLKQKLIDKYNRHLNYLRISITDRCNLQCMYCMPPGFIPRLSHNEILRYEEIIRIIKVGIGLGISKIRITGGEPLVRKGVYEFLEQLAHMDGLRDIALTTNGVSLKGNIEKIKTAGIKRINISLDTLIRSRYKEITGHDRFDQVWEGIQLAHKTGFDPIKLNMVALSGVNDDELADFARLSFSYPFHVRFIEYMPIGKSRMKYGPLLLVPEIKKRISTIGKLIPVKNSINDGPAERYKFEGAMGEVGFIGALSHHFCNRCNRLRLTASGQLRPCLLSDHHEDLKGPLRKGCSDDELAEIFLTAVRHKPSDHNLSINKPAEVLSQMSSIGG; this is translated from the coding sequence ATGCTTAAACAAAAATTAATCGATAAATATAATCGGCATCTTAACTATCTTCGCATATCTATTACCGACCGATGTAATCTGCAATGTATGTATTGCATGCCTCCCGGTTTTATCCCCAGACTTTCCCATAACGAAATATTGCGCTATGAAGAAATTATAAGAATTATTAAGGTAGGCATTGGCCTTGGAATTTCCAAAATTAGAATTACAGGAGGCGAACCTCTTGTCAGAAAAGGCGTTTATGAATTTCTTGAACAATTGGCCCATATGGATGGACTTCGGGATATCGCTTTGACAACCAACGGTGTTTCTCTCAAAGGTAATATTGAAAAAATCAAAACCGCAGGAATAAAACGGATCAATATCAGTCTCGATACATTGATCAGAAGCAGATATAAGGAAATCACCGGGCATGACAGATTTGACCAGGTCTGGGAAGGCATACAGCTTGCCCATAAGACCGGTTTTGATCCGATTAAACTGAATATGGTGGCCTTAAGCGGGGTGAATGATGATGAGTTGGCAGATTTTGCCAGGCTGTCATTTTCCTATCCCTTTCATGTCCGATTTATCGAATATATGCCCATAGGAAAATCCCGTATGAAATACGGCCCCCTGTTACTTGTACCTGAAATAAAAAAACGCATCAGCACCATCGGGAAACTGATTCCGGTTAAAAACAGCATAAATGACGGTCCTGCAGAGCGTTACAAATTTGAAGGGGCAATGGGTGAAGTAGGATTTATCGGTGCCTTGAGCCATCACTTCTGCAACAGGTGCAACCGACTCAGATTAACTGCCAGCGGACAACTCAGGCCCTGCCTTTTATCAGACCATCACGAAGATTTAAAGGGTCCGTTAAGAAAAGGATGTTCCGATGATGAACTGGCCGAGATTTTCCTCACAGCTGTGCGCCACAAACCTTCCGACCACAACCTTTCAATCAACAAGCCGGCAGAGGTTTTAAGCCAGATGTCTTCCATTGGGGGATGA
- a CDS encoding glucosyl-3-phosphoglycerate synthase, which translates to MNDSWLKKNTFHYSDFSDIRRLVEKKKKRNISISLCLPTLNEEKTIAKEIVIMKSELMTRHPLLDEIVVIDSGSKDNTREIAKSFGADVYEADSILPGLEKFKGKGENLWKALYVTKGDIIVYVDSDIKNIHHRFVYGLIGPLLHYDGIKYTKAFYDRPIAIGKSKIRPTGGGRVTELVIRPLFSLFFPELTQILQPLSGEYAGFREIYEKIPFPIGYGVETSMILDIYEKWGLDVIAQVDLEKRVHRNQDTKALGKMAFVILKTFIKRVEKLKLIDLKKDIFSEMIQYNLVKNKIKPDKLEIEGFERPPMKTIAEYREKFNIG; encoded by the coding sequence ATGAATGATAGCTGGCTAAAAAAAAACACGTTTCATTATTCTGATTTTTCGGATATAAGGCGCCTGGTTGAAAAAAAAAAGAAAAGGAATATCTCGATATCTCTGTGTCTGCCCACCCTTAATGAAGAAAAAACCATTGCCAAAGAAATAGTGATTATGAAGTCGGAGCTCATGACTCGTCATCCGCTCTTAGATGAAATTGTGGTTATAGATTCCGGTTCAAAAGATAACACACGGGAAATTGCAAAATCTTTTGGTGCAGATGTGTATGAGGCCGACAGTATTTTGCCGGGCCTTGAAAAATTTAAAGGGAAAGGCGAGAACCTCTGGAAGGCCCTTTATGTGACCAAAGGAGATATTATTGTTTATGTTGATTCGGACATTAAAAACATTCACCACCGGTTTGTATACGGGCTCATCGGCCCTCTTCTTCATTATGATGGTATTAAATACACCAAGGCTTTTTACGACAGGCCCATTGCCATCGGAAAAAGTAAGATCAGGCCCACCGGTGGCGGCAGAGTGACGGAGCTTGTTATCCGGCCCCTGTTTTCACTTTTTTTCCCTGAACTAACCCAGATATTACAGCCCCTGTCAGGTGAGTATGCCGGTTTCAGAGAAATATATGAAAAAATACCTTTTCCCATCGGATATGGGGTCGAAACCAGCATGATCCTTGATATTTATGAAAAATGGGGGCTTGATGTGATCGCACAGGTGGATCTGGAAAAGCGGGTTCACCGAAACCAGGACACCAAAGCTTTGGGGAAAATGGCGTTTGTTATTCTTAAAACATTTATCAAACGGGTGGAAAAACTAAAACTAATCGATTTGAAAAAAGATATTTTTTCCGAAATGATTCAGTATAATCTGGTTAAAAATAAAATTAAACCCGACAAGCTGGAAATTGAAGGTTTTGAAAGACCTCCGATGAAAACCATCGCTGAATATCGTGAAAAATTCAATATCGGCTAA
- a CDS encoding M20/M25/M40 family metallo-hydrolase produces the protein MNNYLEKLPSFVDTIASIKETVIANIVLIGQIPAPTFKEKRRSGIFLDRLAECRVDECTTDGYRNPIGIVRGTSSSKPPIFLTAHIDTIFDKEVDHNFMVKENLITGPGVSDNSVGVGVLISLPEILRKLNIQFQSDLILAGVIQSIGKGNLRGVRHLVKTWPTPIRGAICIEGVELGRLNYYSDGMVRCEVECNISALNGTKHKFKPNAILVLNEVINQILTLRLPQRPRSRVIIGKVSGGSKHGDIALEAKLGFEIQSDSDKMVKLIFNDIKDIIEAISHEYEVGLALKTISNLKASTLTYNHPLVKSTRKVMNELEIHPAGGPSESEVSIFLSRKIPAITLGITNGENYHQKNAQVKIAPMFKGIAQIIGVIMAMDSGVCDE, from the coding sequence ATGAATAACTACCTTGAAAAATTGCCGTCATTTGTCGATACAATTGCGTCCATAAAAGAGACGGTTATTGCCAATATAGTATTAATCGGCCAAATTCCTGCCCCTACGTTTAAAGAAAAAAGACGTTCAGGAATTTTTTTGGACAGGCTGGCCGAGTGCCGGGTTGATGAATGTACCACCGATGGTTATAGAAACCCAATCGGAATCGTCAGGGGAACCTCAAGCTCCAAACCTCCTATTTTTCTTACCGCACACATTGATACTATTTTTGACAAAGAGGTGGATCACAATTTTATGGTAAAGGAAAATTTGATTACCGGGCCGGGAGTTTCTGACAACTCGGTCGGAGTGGGGGTCCTTATTTCCCTTCCTGAAATTCTGCGTAAACTCAACATACAGTTTCAATCGGATTTAATACTGGCCGGAGTAATTCAATCCATAGGAAAGGGCAATCTGAGAGGTGTTCGTCACCTGGTCAAGACATGGCCGACTCCGATAAGAGGGGCGATCTGTATTGAGGGGGTTGAGCTTGGCAGGCTCAACTATTATTCCGACGGGATGGTAAGATGTGAGGTGGAATGCAACATCTCTGCTTTAAATGGTACCAAACACAAGTTCAAACCAAATGCAATATTGGTGTTAAACGAAGTGATTAACCAGATATTAACATTGCGCCTGCCCCAGAGACCGCGATCAAGGGTCATCATCGGGAAAGTGTCCGGGGGTTCAAAACATGGAGACATTGCCCTTGAAGCGAAATTGGGATTTGAGATACAAAGTGATTCTGATAAAATGGTAAAATTGATCTTCAATGATATCAAAGATATCATCGAAGCCATCAGCCATGAATACGAAGTAGGGCTGGCTTTAAAAACCATCAGTAATCTCAAAGCGTCCACGCTGACCTATAACCATCCCCTGGTAAAAAGCACCAGGAAAGTGATGAATGAACTGGAAATTCATCCGGCGGGAGGCCCGAGTGAGTCCGAGGTTTCAATTTTTCTCTCCCGCAAAATACCGGCCATTACTTTGGGAATTACCAATGGTGAAAATTATCATCAGAAAAATGCGCAGGTAAAAATTGCTCCCATGTTCAAAGGGATTGCACAGATCATTGGGGTAATTATGGCCATGGACAGCGGGGTGTGTGATGAATGA
- a CDS encoding NifB/NifX family molybdenum-iron cluster-binding protein, with translation MKIAVSAEEPYPESKVGQRFGTSKYFVIVDKETMGFESVPNPGASSISGSGVQAIVLVVSKKVDTVLTGYCSPTAMGHLTKNGIQVVTDVSGNVYEAVTKYKNNELKNITEVNHQSDAWGSGNRKAALTSAFKSSVKQFFSILPTLTGVVLLIGLLNVLMSTDLLSLFFSGNAVFDTLWGACLGSIFAGNPVNSYVIGGQMLEYGISLFAVTAVIVAWVTVGLVQIPTEISALGRKFAVIRNIVSFFMSIAIAGVTVMAFNFIGVSL, from the coding sequence TTGAAAATCGCAGTATCGGCTGAGGAACCTTATCCGGAATCCAAGGTAGGACAAAGATTCGGAACCTCAAAATACTTTGTCATTGTTGATAAAGAAACCATGGGTTTTGAGTCTGTGCCGAACCCTGGTGCTTCAAGTATCAGCGGTTCAGGTGTGCAGGCGATTGTGCTGGTGGTCAGCAAAAAGGTTGACACCGTTTTGACGGGGTACTGCAGCCCAACCGCCATGGGTCACCTCACTAAAAATGGGATCCAGGTAGTCACCGATGTGAGCGGCAATGTTTACGAGGCAGTGACAAAATATAAAAACAACGAGTTGAAAAATATTACAGAAGTTAATCACCAATCAGATGCATGGGGCAGTGGTAACCGTAAAGCAGCCCTGACTTCAGCATTTAAAAGCTCAGTCAAACAGTTTTTCAGCATTCTACCGACACTAACAGGCGTTGTATTGCTCATCGGCTTGCTTAATGTTCTCATGTCAACCGATCTCTTATCTTTGTTTTTTTCCGGAAATGCAGTTTTTGACACTCTTTGGGGCGCGTGTCTCGGCAGTATTTTCGCCGGGAATCCTGTAAACAGTTATGTCATAGGCGGCCAGATGCTGGAATATGGCATCAGCCTGTTTGCAGTGACTGCGGTTATCGTGGCATGGGTAACCGTGGGTTTGGTGCAAATACCTACGGAGATATCCGCTTTGGGCAGAAAGTTTGCCGTGATCAGAAATATCGTGTCCTTTTTTATGTCTATCGCTATAGCTGGCGTAACGGTAATGGCTTTCAACTTCATAGGAGTATCACTTTAA
- a CDS encoding permease codes for MNRKKLQNIAWEKRIFRLILFPVLMLMVYGLLFAVRPEKAIAAFNSSGKIFLNIMIPFGFVFILLVVFNLFLKPAYIVKFFGKKSGIKGIMLSAAAGIISMGPVYAWYPLLRDLRKKGATNSLTAIFINARAIKPFLLPVMISYFGIGYVIVLTLVTVTGTMVAGYITGVVTRD; via the coding sequence GTGAACAGAAAGAAATTGCAGAACATTGCATGGGAAAAACGTATCTTTCGGTTGATTCTATTCCCGGTTTTGATGCTGATGGTTTACGGATTACTTTTTGCCGTTAGGCCGGAAAAAGCAATTGCCGCTTTTAACAGCAGCGGAAAGATATTTCTTAATATAATGATACCCTTTGGCTTTGTTTTCATTCTTTTGGTGGTTTTTAACCTTTTTTTAAAGCCTGCATATATTGTAAAATTTTTCGGGAAAAAGTCAGGTATTAAAGGGATTATGCTTTCAGCAGCGGCAGGGATCATTTCCATGGGACCGGTCTATGCATGGTACCCCCTTTTAAGAGACTTGCGTAAAAAAGGAGCGACAAATTCCTTAACGGCCATTTTTATAAACGCCCGGGCCATAAAGCCGTTTCTTCTGCCGGTAATGATCTCTTATTTTGGAATCGGATATGTGATAGTGCTCACCCTGGTTACGGTGACCGGCACCATGGTTGCCGGGTATATTACAGGCGTTGTTACTAGAGATTAG
- the cobA gene encoding uroporphyrinogen-III C-methyltransferase, whose product MNHKELAGKVYLVGAGPGDPGLITVKGLQCISMADVIIYDYLASPFLLKHASKNAEVIYVGKKGGDHTLSQEKINTLIVEKAKTGATVTRLKGGDPFIFGRGGEEVQVLVENNINFEIVPGVTSAIAAPAYAGIPLTHRKFTSTLAFITGHEDPNKTQSNIDWASISKGIGTLVFLMGIKNLPNITEKLIENGRSPATPVALVRWGTTPKQVTVTGTLDTIVRQADEAGMKAPAVIIVGDVVHLRETMKWFETRPLMGKKIVVTRAREQASDLTGLLTGLGAECLECPTIQIQPPDDLKPLDRAIKNLSRYDWLIFTSVNGVKFFFERLFATGMDVRAIHHLQTATIGPATAEKLFDFGLNSDIIPQTYRAESIIEAFAKKQVSGKKILLPRAKEARPILPVELGKMGAVVDEVTAYCTQKVPQSADLVLTELQQKNIDLITFTSSSTVKNFRELLPGKNFKTLLAGVTIAAIGPITAQTAEELGFDVHIVAKSFTIEGLCEAICEHYKN is encoded by the coding sequence ATGAACCATAAAGAATTAGCAGGGAAAGTTTATCTTGTTGGCGCCGGACCCGGTGATCCCGGTCTGATCACCGTAAAGGGACTCCAATGCATCTCCATGGCAGATGTGATCATTTATGATTACCTGGCATCCCCCTTTCTATTGAAGCACGCCTCGAAGAATGCTGAAGTCATCTATGTGGGAAAAAAGGGGGGAGATCATACCCTGTCCCAGGAAAAGATAAATACCCTTATCGTTGAAAAGGCAAAAACTGGTGCAACCGTTACCCGGCTCAAAGGCGGTGATCCGTTTATTTTCGGAAGGGGAGGAGAAGAAGTTCAGGTCCTGGTAGAAAATAATATAAATTTCGAAATCGTACCCGGGGTGACTTCGGCCATTGCAGCCCCGGCTTATGCAGGGATACCCCTGACGCACAGAAAATTTACCTCCACTCTGGCTTTTATTACCGGCCATGAAGATCCGAACAAGACCCAATCAAATATTGACTGGGCCTCCATCTCAAAGGGCATCGGAACGCTGGTGTTTTTGATGGGAATAAAAAATCTGCCCAACATTACTGAAAAACTCATTGAAAATGGAAGGTCTCCTGCAACACCAGTGGCACTGGTCCGTTGGGGAACAACACCGAAGCAGGTGACTGTGACCGGCACACTCGACACCATTGTCCGTCAGGCAGATGAAGCCGGTATGAAGGCGCCTGCAGTCATTATTGTGGGTGATGTCGTCCATCTACGGGAAACGATGAAGTGGTTTGAAACCCGACCATTAATGGGGAAAAAAATCGTGGTCACACGGGCCCGTGAACAGGCAAGCGACCTTACCGGTCTTCTGACCGGTCTTGGCGCCGAATGCCTGGAATGTCCGACCATTCAAATCCAGCCTCCTGACGACCTTAAGCCCCTGGACCGGGCAATTAAAAATCTTTCGCGTTATGACTGGTTGATATTTACCAGCGTAAACGGTGTAAAGTTTTTCTTTGAAAGACTTTTTGCCACCGGCATGGATGTCCGCGCGATTCACCATTTACAAACCGCAACCATCGGTCCTGCCACCGCAGAAAAACTCTTCGATTTTGGCTTGAACAGTGATATTATTCCTCAAACATACAGGGCGGAGTCTATCATTGAAGCCTTTGCTAAAAAACAGGTCAGCGGGAAAAAAATACTCCTGCCTCGTGCCAAGGAAGCCAGACCGATCCTGCCTGTTGAACTTGGAAAAATGGGTGCCGTTGTGGATGAAGTTACCGCCTATTGTACCCAAAAAGTTCCTCAAAGCGCGGATCTTGTATTAACAGAGCTTCAGCAAAAGAATATAGATCTGATCACTTTTACCAGTTCATCCACAGTAAAAAATTTCAGGGAACTTTTGCCTGGTAAAAATTTTAAAACCCTTTTAGCGGGTGTGACCATCGCAGCTATCGGCCCCATCACTGCACAAACAGCTGAAGAATTAGGATTTGACGTTCACATCGTGGCAAAATCATTCACCATTGAAGGACTGTGCGAAGCCATTTGTGAACATTATAAAAATTGA
- the hemC gene encoding hydroxymethylbilane synthase, which yields MQGSNIKIGTRGSQLALWQANWIKTELNKNFPSLSIEIVVIKTKGDKILDVPLAKVGGKGLFVKEIEEALLDRRIDIAVHSMKDMPADLPEGLCIGPVPQREIPADVLISQNGLLLSELKPQARIGTSSLRRAAQIRHAKPNCTILPLRGNLDTRLKKLETTDLDAIVLAAAGVKRLNLATRITQYLDYEIVLPAVGQGALCIEIRKHDVEIEKLVSKLNHPKTRAEVMGERAFLRTLGGSCQVPVAAYGKISQNSFTLLGLVADVEGKNIIKQSIAGPKGTSENLGIKLAQRLLLMGADTILEKLKANEP from the coding sequence ATGCAAGGATCCAACATTAAAATAGGCACCAGAGGAAGCCAGCTGGCTCTCTGGCAGGCTAACTGGATTAAGACCGAGCTTAATAAAAATTTCCCTTCTCTTTCAATCGAGATTGTTGTCATTAAAACAAAAGGGGACAAAATCCTCGATGTTCCTCTGGCCAAAGTCGGCGGCAAAGGACTTTTTGTCAAAGAAATCGAAGAAGCACTTTTAGACAGACGTATTGATATTGCCGTTCACAGTATGAAAGACATGCCGGCAGATTTGCCCGAGGGCCTTTGTATCGGACCGGTTCCCCAGAGGGAAATCCCTGCGGATGTTCTGATCTCCCAAAACGGACTCCTGCTTTCCGAACTTAAACCCCAGGCGCGTATCGGTACAAGCAGTCTAAGACGCGCTGCCCAGATCAGGCACGCAAAACCGAACTGTACTATACTTCCCCTAAGGGGAAATCTTGACACACGCCTAAAGAAACTTGAAACAACCGATCTGGATGCCATTGTTTTGGCAGCAGCAGGCGTAAAACGCCTCAATCTGGCAACAAGGATCACCCAATATCTGGATTATGAAATTGTGCTGCCGGCAGTTGGCCAGGGCGCTTTGTGTATTGAAATCAGGAAGCACGATGTTGAAATTGAAAAGCTGGTATCAAAATTGAACCATCCAAAGACACGTGCGGAGGTGATGGGAGAGCGGGCATTTTTACGTACGCTGGGAGGAAGTTGCCAGGTGCCTGTGGCCGCTTACGGAAAAATAAGCCAAAACAGTTTTACGCTGTTGGGACTGGTCGCAGATGTTGAGGGGAAAAATATAATTAAGCAAAGCATCGCCGGACCAAAAGGAACATCGGAAAATTTAGGAATAAAGCTTGCACAACGCCTTCTTTTAATGGGGGCAGATACAATACTGGAAAAGCTGAAAGCAAATGAACCATAA
- a CDS encoding zinc ribbon domain-containing protein, protein MPIYEYHCKNCDHNFECLVFGSEKPDCPSCSSKNVLRLMSACGFVSKGSGGETVSSSASSSACSGCAATSCSSCSSQ, encoded by the coding sequence ATGCCCATCTATGAATATCATTGCAAAAACTGCGATCATAATTTTGAATGCCTTGTGTTCGGCTCTGAAAAACCGGATTGTCCTTCGTGCAGCAGTAAAAATGTGTTGAGGCTGATGTCCGCCTGCGGCTTTGTCAGCAAGGGAAGCGGTGGAGAAACCGTCTCTTCTTCCGCCTCTTCATCGGCTTGCAGTGGGTGCGCGGCAACAAGCTGCTCGAGCTGTAGCAGCCAGTAA
- a CDS encoding D-sedoheptulose 7-phosphate isomerase: MKETVLSILEQSIDVKSISIKNNADRMVKGAGMLAECITSGHKILIFGNGGSAADAQHIAAEFVNRFKIERPPLAAIALTCDTSIITSIGNDYHFDEIFSKQINALGNKDDIAIGISTSGNSKNVIKALQAAKKIGLFTIGMTGRSGKLAAYADLLLTVESDVTARVQETHIVMGHILCELVDRILFPEQF, encoded by the coding sequence ATGAAAGAAACCGTTTTATCAATATTGGAACAAAGTATTGATGTTAAAAGCATTTCCATTAAAAACAATGCCGACCGTATGGTTAAAGGTGCAGGTATGCTTGCAGAATGCATTACCTCGGGTCATAAAATTCTTATCTTTGGCAACGGCGGCAGTGCTGCAGATGCACAGCATATTGCAGCGGAATTTGTCAATCGATTCAAAATTGAAAGACCCCCCCTTGCCGCCATTGCGCTGACCTGTGACACATCTATAATTACCAGCATTGGAAACGATTATCACTTTGATGAAATATTTTCCAAGCAGATCAACGCACTGGGAAATAAAGATGACATTGCTATAGGAATCAGTACCAGCGGTAACTCAAAAAACGTAATCAAAGCATTACAGGCCGCAAAAAAAATCGGTCTGTTTACCATCGGAATGACAGGCCGAAGTGGTAAACTGGCTGCATACGCCGATCTTTTATTAACCGTTGAATCAGACGTTACCGCCAGAGTTCAGGAAACTCACATTGTAATGGGACATATTTTATGCGAGCTGGTCGATCGCATTCTTTTTCCGGAACAATTTTAA
- a CDS encoding tetratricopeptide repeat protein, with protein MMTTDHGSQRKGLRRKRSLTGQFLFSKTSSGLKEDKPVEVPDDFDELVKVFPDIKSQDSFIDQSLDVLKSSPSFGAMVIRIDQLKHKKRDVSQKEYMNHVRLDVADAIGWICRKEKGMWGVIDRDFFGCFFPEKDKSACVKLAEKCKTKLSQKRDETVTIGIAAYPTLSFKKHQILENARKAFDHALFFGPNSTVSFDAVSLNISGDKLYDTGDIKGAIKEFNKALLLDPSNVNVHNSLGVCHGMLGHYKKALKEFKSAILLDPKDIMALHNAGLTCKITGDKTKAFEYFLRADRLDKDVFEVAFQTGRLYVEEKQPDNGLEYLEKAIKLKPESASAFSSLGECYASLDMIDQAFSAYKKAIKLNANDADSLSALGVLFDAQGENLDISTLFCRQSVEISPENGLFRYRLGKLYQKANKIEAALKEFEAAKKLGYDAMQEIKQIQNIENTGTS; from the coding sequence ATGATGACAACAGACCATGGGAGCCAGAGGAAAGGGTTGCGTCGCAAACGCAGCTTAACCGGGCAGTTTCTTTTTTCCAAAACATCTTCAGGACTTAAAGAGGATAAACCTGTCGAAGTGCCCGATGATTTTGATGAATTGGTAAAAGTATTCCCTGATATTAAAAGCCAAGATTCATTTATCGATCAATCGTTGGATGTACTGAAATCTTCACCGTCCTTTGGTGCCATGGTGATCCGCATTGATCAATTAAAACATAAAAAAAGGGATGTATCCCAAAAAGAATATATGAATCATGTACGGCTCGATGTGGCCGACGCAATCGGGTGGATATGTCGAAAAGAAAAAGGAATGTGGGGAGTGATTGATCGTGATTTTTTCGGGTGTTTTTTCCCTGAAAAAGACAAGTCCGCCTGTGTTAAACTTGCGGAAAAATGTAAAACAAAACTTTCCCAAAAAAGAGATGAAACCGTTACCATAGGAATTGCCGCGTATCCGACCTTAAGTTTCAAAAAGCACCAGATTCTTGAAAATGCCCGAAAAGCTTTTGATCACGCACTATTTTTTGGTCCGAACAGCACAGTATCTTTCGATGCAGTCAGTTTAAATATCAGTGGCGATAAACTGTATGATACAGGGGATATAAAAGGAGCGATAAAAGAATTCAACAAAGCACTTTTATTAGACCCGTCCAATGTGAATGTGCATAATAGCTTGGGCGTTTGCCATGGTATGCTTGGTCATTATAAAAAAGCACTCAAAGAATTCAAATCAGCCATTTTGCTGGATCCAAAGGATATTATGGCTTTACATAATGCCGGCCTGACATGCAAAATAACGGGCGACAAAACCAAAGCCTTTGAATACTTTCTCAGGGCAGACCGACTTGATAAAGATGTGTTTGAAGTCGCCTTTCAAACAGGAAGACTTTATGTCGAAGAAAAACAACCTGATAACGGATTGGAATATCTTGAAAAAGCAATTAAGCTCAAACCGGAATCCGCTTCTGCTTTTTCCAGCTTGGGCGAATGTTACGCATCTCTCGACATGATTGACCAGGCTTTTTCCGCCTATAAAAAAGCCATCAAACTGAATGCCAATGATGCGGACTCCCTTTCCGCTCTGGGCGTACTGTTTGATGCTCAAGGCGAAAATCTTGACATTTCCACCCTGTTTTGCCGGCAAAGCGTGGAAATATCACCGGAAAACGGTCTTTTTAGGTACAGGCTCGGCAAGCTTTATCAAAAGGCAAACAAAATTGAAGCTGCGTTAAAAGAATTTGAAGCCGCCAAAAAACTGGGGTACGACGCCATGCAGGAGATTAAACAAATCCAAAACATTGAAAATACCGGAACGTCGTGA